In a genomic window of Methanosarcina horonobensis HB-1 = JCM 15518:
- a CDS encoding ABC transporter substrate-binding protein, with amino-acid sequence MKRKEEVILVLLALVVMGAGCADQEQKESIRTLSISGQWSPNTIDPHLSGYISQRLGYVETLVGVDYEGKIIPNLAKSWEVSSDGKNWTFILREGVRFHDGTRFTAVTMKDSLERSFVKSDSVFGKIPVSAIETPDNLTLTISLDSPFPALPAYLSRAESAALAPGSYDAGGNVTKPIGTGPFIFESWKPEEEIVVVKNPDYWGQAASVDKVIYRVIPEALTRKMLLDSKEIQIAMILPPEIAEEYTEKDGYTVLQQPIARVRMIGFNTEKEPFDDKRVRQAVNYAIDREAIVTYILHGYGTTAAGLFPPNFYWANQRIAPYTYDTEKAKSLLEEAGWTDTDGDGTLDKDGRPLKITLVTYPERAELPPIAEVIEQQLRKVGFETELKVLNTDAANSLRNKGEFDIFLVGRGLLFVPDPDEIMMTDYHSNGTSIDGWGAYHWHSDRVDELIEQARTTSDTAARKELYDEVQAIVVEEAPVAYLNYYVNIDVTTSNIEGYRLHPTEYSLNLENVSIA; translated from the coding sequence ATGAAAAGAAAAGAAGAGGTTATTTTGGTTCTGCTGGCTCTCGTTGTCATGGGAGCGGGCTGTGCAGACCAGGAACAGAAGGAAAGCATTCGGACGTTATCTATCTCGGGTCAGTGGAGCCCCAATACCATTGATCCTCACCTGTCAGGTTACATATCTCAAAGGCTCGGGTATGTAGAAACTCTTGTAGGGGTCGATTATGAGGGGAAGATCATCCCTAACCTTGCAAAATCATGGGAGGTTTCCAGCGATGGTAAAAACTGGACATTTATATTGAGAGAAGGTGTCCGGTTCCATGACGGGACACGGTTTACAGCCGTGACCATGAAGGACTCACTCGAAAGGTCCTTTGTCAAGTCGGACTCGGTTTTCGGGAAAATCCCGGTATCAGCCATTGAAACTCCTGATAACCTTACCCTGACAATAAGCCTTGATTCACCTTTTCCTGCACTGCCTGCCTATCTTTCCAGAGCGGAAAGTGCGGCCCTTGCCCCAGGGTCTTATGATGCAGGCGGAAATGTAACAAAACCTATCGGTACAGGACCTTTTATTTTCGAGTCATGGAAACCGGAAGAAGAGATTGTTGTCGTCAAAAACCCCGATTACTGGGGGCAGGCTGCTTCAGTTGATAAAGTGATATACCGGGTAATCCCTGAAGCACTTACGAGAAAGATGCTCCTTGACAGTAAGGAAATTCAGATCGCAATGATCCTTCCTCCCGAGATTGCGGAAGAATATACGGAAAAGGATGGTTATACCGTCCTGCAGCAGCCGATCGCTCGCGTAAGGATGATAGGGTTCAACACGGAGAAGGAGCCTTTTGACGACAAGAGGGTGCGCCAGGCAGTCAACTATGCCATTGACAGGGAAGCAATAGTGACGTATATCCTTCACGGATACGGGACCACGGCAGCAGGGCTCTTCCCTCCGAACTTTTACTGGGCTAACCAGAGGATTGCTCCTTACACATATGATACGGAGAAAGCGAAGTCGCTTCTTGAAGAGGCAGGGTGGACCGACACGGACGGAGACGGAACCCTGGATAAAGACGGCAGACCTCTGAAGATTACGCTCGTTACTTACCCGGAGCGGGCAGAACTGCCGCCGATAGCCGAGGTGATCGAGCAGCAGCTCAGGAAAGTAGGGTTTGAGACCGAACTTAAGGTTCTCAACACCGATGCCGCAAATTCCCTTCGAAATAAAGGCGAGTTCGATATCTTCCTGGTTGGAAGAGGGCTACTCTTCGTACCCGACCCCGACGAGATCATGATGACTGATTATCACTCGAACGGTACGTCAATAGACGGCTGGGGAGCTTATCACTGGCACAGCGACCGTGTGGACGAGCTGATCGAACAGGCCAGAACCACGTCCGACACGGCTGCCAGAAAAGAACTCTATGATGAGGTTCAGGCAATAGTAGTTGAAGAAGCACCTGTTGCATATCTGAACTATTATGTCAATATCGACGTCACCACCTCGAATATAGAAGGATACCGCCTCCATCCTACGGAGTACTCTCTCAACCTTGAGAATGTCTCAATCGCCTGA
- a CDS encoding ABC transporter ATP-binding protein, which yields MIEGRGLTKVFNPPGKNRIIAVDNVDIRIDAGETLALVGESGCGKSTLSRLLLLLIPPTRGEVFFEGQALTGLKEKELRLIRRKIQIVSQQPESALNPRWKIADSICEPFRIHPDSLPPGSHMGEKLEKLLELVGLEPEQAFRYPHQLSGGELQRAVIARAIALEPALIICDEPTSMLDVSTQAAIVRLLRTLQSRLGCALLFITHDQGLAHAIGDRTAVMFGGQIVEEGREILDKPFHPFTRRITSFPGTGSLQCTEPEGTRVPGSCVYYQFCPEKTEKCLHSPDMLEYKGRRVRCHNFSYA from the coding sequence ATGATTGAAGGAAGAGGATTGACAAAAGTATTCAATCCTCCCGGAAAGAACCGGATTATTGCTGTTGACAATGTGGATATCCGGATCGATGCCGGAGAAACACTTGCTCTCGTAGGGGAAAGCGGATGCGGAAAGTCAACCCTCTCGAGATTGCTCCTTCTGCTCATCCCTCCGACCCGGGGAGAGGTATTCTTTGAAGGACAGGCACTGACAGGTCTGAAAGAAAAAGAACTCCGATTGATCCGGCGAAAAATCCAGATCGTGTCCCAGCAGCCGGAAAGTGCGCTGAACCCCAGGTGGAAGATAGCTGACTCCATCTGTGAGCCCTTTCGCATCCACCCGGACTCACTACCCCCAGGAAGTCATATGGGAGAAAAGCTGGAAAAGCTTCTGGAGCTTGTCGGGCTTGAGCCTGAACAGGCATTCCGATATCCACACCAGCTAAGCGGCGGAGAACTGCAGCGTGCGGTCATTGCCCGCGCTATCGCACTGGAACCGGCCCTTATTATCTGTGATGAACCAACGTCAATGCTGGACGTATCCACCCAGGCAGCTATTGTCCGCCTTCTCCGGACACTACAGAGCAGGCTTGGGTGTGCTCTTCTCTTTATTACCCACGACCAGGGACTGGCTCATGCTATAGGAGACCGGACCGCCGTAATGTTCGGGGGGCAAATTGTAGAAGAGGGTCGTGAAATCCTGGACAAGCCGTTCCACCCGTTTACCCGCAGGATCACATCATTCCCGGGCACGGGTTCCTTACAATGCACTGAGCCTGAAGGGACACGGGTCCCAGGCTCATGCGTATACTACCAGTTCTGCCCGGAAAAAACAGAAAAATGTCTTCACAGCCCCGATATGTTGGAATACAAAGGAAGGAGGGTACGCTGCCATAATTTTTCATACGCCTGA